One Sanguibacter keddieii DSM 10542 genomic window carries:
- the nrdR gene encoding transcriptional regulator NrdR, with protein sequence MHCPFCRHADSRVVDSRTSDDGASIRRRRQCPACTRRFTTLETASLSVVKRSGVTEPFSREKVVNGVRKACQGRPVTEDDLALLAQRVEESVRATGIAELDAYEIGLTILGPLRELDEVAYLRFASVYQAFDSLEDFEAAINLLRAEHEQAAADESSVDRSTD encoded by the coding sequence GTGCACTGCCCGTTCTGCCGCCACGCCGACTCGCGCGTGGTCGACTCGCGCACCTCGGACGACGGCGCGTCGATCCGACGGCGTCGGCAGTGCCCCGCCTGCACCCGTCGGTTCACCACCCTCGAGACCGCGAGCCTCTCGGTCGTCAAGCGCTCGGGCGTCACCGAGCCCTTCAGCCGCGAGAAGGTCGTCAACGGGGTGCGCAAGGCCTGCCAGGGTCGACCCGTCACCGAGGACGACCTCGCCCTCCTGGCCCAGCGCGTCGAGGAGAGCGTGCGGGCGACCGGCATCGCCGAGCTCGACGCCTACGAGATCGGCCTGACGATCCTCGGCCCGCTCCGCGAGCTCGACGAGGTCGCGTACCTGCGGTTCGCCTCGGTCTACCAGGCCTTCGACTCTCTCGAGGACTTCGAGGCAGCCATCAACCTGCTGCGCGCCGAGCACGAGCAGGCAGCCGCCGACGAGAGCTCAGTCGACCGGTCGACCGACTGA
- a CDS encoding LysM peptidoglycan-binding domain-containing protein, whose protein sequence is MADSALVLTPGRELRLVRDGEVPASGRASSVSASAAAGLPRGASAPAGGSLRDLRLTRRGWWVLSLVAVLLVVAGMVVGDRAFASAPAEAVSVTEHYVAQGETLWKIARTVALPGEDTRDVVEMLVELNGRSSASLQVGEQLLLPVR, encoded by the coding sequence ATGGCTGATTCCGCACTGGTGCTGACACCCGGGCGCGAGCTCCGCCTCGTCCGCGACGGAGAGGTCCCTGCGTCCGGGCGCGCCTCGTCCGTGAGTGCCTCGGCGGCGGCCGGTCTGCCGCGCGGCGCCTCGGCTCCTGCCGGCGGCTCCCTGCGCGACCTGCGTCTGACGCGCCGCGGCTGGTGGGTGCTCTCCCTCGTCGCGGTCCTGCTGGTGGTGGCGGGCATGGTCGTCGGTGACCGTGCGTTCGCCAGCGCTCCGGCGGAGGCGGTCAGCGTGACCGAGCACTACGTGGCGCAGGGCGAGACGCTCTGGAAGATCGCCCGCACCGTCGCGCTCCCTGGCGAGGACACCCGGGACGTGGTGGAGATGCTGGTCGAGCTCAACGGCCGGTCGAGCGCCTCGCTGCAGGTCGGCGAGCAGCTGTTGCTCCCGGTGCGATGA
- the lexA gene encoding transcriptional repressor LexA, producing the protein MKTQDSTPSGAAGGAPAAEAVTVIGAADGLTPRQRGVLETIRESVDTRGYAPSMREIGEAVGLTSPSSVKHQLTTLERKGYLRRDPNRPRAMELVVPGPAQGAPTGELTSRPAGRALRSVSTQQTADVDLDSHPTPSFVPVVGRIAAGGPILAEQVVEDVFPLPRQLVGDGELFLLRVTGESMVDAAICDGDWVVVRRQPVAENGEIVAAMIDGEATVKTFKRVDGHVWLMPHNDAFSPILGDEATILGRIVTVLRSL; encoded by the coding sequence GTGAAGACGCAGGACAGCACACCGTCAGGAGCTGCCGGGGGCGCGCCCGCGGCCGAGGCCGTCACCGTGATCGGCGCGGCCGACGGCCTGACCCCGCGTCAGCGCGGGGTGCTGGAGACCATCCGGGAGTCCGTCGACACCCGCGGCTACGCGCCGAGCATGCGGGAGATCGGCGAGGCTGTCGGCCTCACGAGCCCGTCGAGCGTCAAGCACCAGCTGACGACCCTCGAGCGCAAGGGCTACCTCCGCCGCGACCCCAACCGACCGCGAGCCATGGAGCTCGTCGTGCCGGGCCCGGCGCAGGGAGCGCCGACCGGCGAGCTGACGTCACGTCCCGCCGGCCGCGCCCTGCGCTCGGTCTCCACCCAGCAGACGGCGGACGTCGACCTGGACAGCCACCCGACCCCGTCGTTCGTCCCCGTCGTGGGCCGCATCGCCGCCGGTGGACCGATCCTCGCGGAGCAGGTCGTCGAGGACGTGTTCCCGCTGCCCCGCCAGCTCGTCGGCGACGGCGAGCTGTTCCTCCTCCGGGTGACCGGTGAGTCGATGGTCGACGCGGCGATCTGCGACGGCGACTGGGTGGTCGTGCGCCGTCAGCCCGTGGCCGAGAACGGTGAGATCGTCGCAGCGATGATCGACGGCGAGGCGACCGTGAAGACCTTCAAGCGCGTCGACGGGCACGTCTGGCTCATGCCCCACAACGACGCGTTCTCGCCCATCCTCGGTGACGAGGCGACCATCCTCGGCCGGATCGTCACTGTGCTCCGCAGCCTCTGA
- a CDS encoding L-lactate dehydrogenase translates to MSQPETTRAPDETPRARKTTKVAVVGAGAVGSTMAYAALMRGSARHVALYDINRAKVEAEALDLSHGIQFMPMAEVVGSDDVAVCADADIIMVTAGAKQKPGQTRLDLAEATISLVSKILPELLAVAPDATYVMVTNPVDIVTYAALKISGLPPTQLFGSGTVLDSSRLRFLIAQHCGVAVQNVHAYMAGEHGDSEIPLWSSATIGGVPLLEWDAIEGRAPLTAEVRDQIAHEVINSAYRIIEGKGATNYAVALAGSRIIEAVLNDEHRVLPVSTLLDDYYGISDICLSVPSIVGRHGVTDRLQVPLSPVEIRGLQHSAASLKEVARRFGV, encoded by the coding sequence ATGAGCCAGCCCGAGACCACGCGAGCACCCGACGAGACGCCACGGGCCCGCAAGACCACGAAGGTCGCCGTCGTCGGTGCCGGGGCGGTCGGCTCGACCATGGCCTACGCCGCGCTGATGCGCGGCTCGGCGCGTCACGTCGCGCTCTACGACATCAACCGGGCGAAGGTCGAGGCCGAGGCGCTCGACCTCTCGCACGGGATCCAGTTCATGCCGATGGCCGAGGTCGTCGGGTCGGACGACGTGGCGGTCTGCGCCGACGCCGACATCATCATGGTCACCGCCGGTGCCAAGCAGAAGCCTGGGCAGACCCGCCTGGACCTCGCCGAGGCGACCATCAGCCTCGTCTCGAAGATCCTCCCGGAGCTCCTCGCGGTCGCACCCGACGCGACCTACGTCATGGTGACCAACCCCGTCGACATCGTCACCTACGCGGCGCTGAAGATCTCCGGCCTCCCGCCCACGCAGCTGTTCGGCTCGGGGACGGTCCTCGACTCCTCCCGCCTGCGGTTCCTCATCGCCCAGCACTGCGGCGTCGCCGTCCAGAACGTGCACGCCTACATGGCGGGCGAGCACGGCGACAGCGAGATCCCGCTCTGGAGCTCGGCGACGATCGGTGGCGTCCCGCTCCTCGAGTGGGACGCGATCGAGGGCCGCGCCCCGCTGACCGCCGAGGTCCGTGACCAGATCGCCCACGAGGTCATCAACTCGGCCTACCGCATCATCGAGGGCAAGGGCGCGACCAACTACGCGGTCGCTCTCGCAGGATCGCGGATCATCGAGGCGGTCCTCAACGACGAGCACCGCGTCCTGCCCGTCTCGACCCTCCTCGACGACTACTACGGCATCAGCGACATCTGCCTCTCCGTCCCGTCGATCGTCGGTCGTCACGGCGTCACCGACCGGCTGCAGGTCCCGCTCTCCCCGGTCGAGATCCGCGGCCTGCAGCACTCGGCGGCGTCCCTCAAGGAGGTCGCACGACGCTTCGGCGTGTGA